From one Micromonospora siamensis genomic stretch:
- the hisI gene encoding phosphoribosyl-AMP cyclohydrolase, with protein MPVPDAPLTAGPDRSDAAGGPARPSRLDPAVAARLRRTPDGLVAAVVRQHDTGEVLMLAWMDDEALHRTLTTGRATYWSRSRQEYWVKGATSGHHQHVRSVAVDCDGDALLVSVDQVGAACHTGHHSCFFEELPVTPGGDAA; from the coding sequence GTGCCCGTACCTGACGCTCCCCTGACCGCCGGTCCCGACCGCTCCGACGCGGCCGGCGGCCCGGCCCGCCCGTCCCGGCTCGACCCCGCCGTCGCCGCCCGGCTGCGCCGCACCCCCGACGGCCTGGTCGCCGCCGTGGTGCGCCAGCACGACACCGGCGAGGTCCTGATGCTCGCCTGGATGGACGACGAGGCCCTGCACCGCACGCTGACCACCGGCCGGGCCACGTACTGGTCGCGCAGCCGCCAGGAGTACTGGGTCAAGGGCGCCACCTCCGGCCACCACCAGCACGTCCGCTCGGTGGCGGTGGACTGCGACGGTGACGCGCTGCTGGTGAGCGTCGATCAGGTCGGCGCCGCCTGCCACACTGGGCACCACTCGTGCTTCTTCGAGGAACTGCCGGTCACCCCTGGAGGCGATGCCGCATGA
- a CDS encoding aldo/keto reductase, translating to MMRRRMGADGPEVSAVGLGCMGMSFAYGQGDDAESTRTLHRALDLGVNHLDTADMYGFGANERLLGPVVRARRDEVFLATKFGNRARGDSFGGTGTPGAYVDSSAAWAREACDASLSRLGVDTIDLYYLHRRNPDTPIEETVGALAELATAGKIRLVGLSEVSPATLRAAHAVHPIAAVQMEYSLFSRDVETEMLATCRELGVALVAYSPVGRGLLTGAITSREQLAADDWRANVPRFAEGNLDANLKLVEAVREVAAEVGCTPAQAALAWLLAQGEDILPIPGTKRVRYLEENAAAADIELTAAQRDRLREAVPADAVAGERYPEAGMRTVGH from the coding sequence ATGATGCGACGACGGATGGGCGCGGACGGACCGGAGGTCTCGGCCGTCGGCCTCGGCTGCATGGGGATGAGCTTCGCGTACGGGCAGGGCGACGACGCCGAGTCCACCCGGACCCTGCACCGGGCCCTCGACCTGGGCGTCAACCACCTCGACACCGCCGACATGTACGGGTTCGGCGCCAACGAGCGGCTGCTCGGTCCGGTGGTGCGGGCCCGCCGCGACGAGGTCTTCCTGGCCACCAAGTTCGGCAACCGTGCCCGCGGCGACAGCTTCGGCGGCACCGGCACCCCCGGCGCGTACGTCGACAGCAGCGCCGCCTGGGCCCGGGAGGCCTGCGACGCCTCGCTGAGCCGGCTGGGCGTCGACACCATCGACCTGTACTACCTGCACCGGCGGAACCCGGACACCCCGATCGAGGAGACCGTCGGCGCGCTCGCCGAGCTGGCGACGGCCGGCAAGATCCGGCTGGTGGGCCTCTCCGAGGTCAGCCCGGCCACCCTGCGGGCGGCCCACGCGGTCCACCCGATCGCCGCCGTGCAGATGGAGTACTCCCTGTTCAGCCGGGACGTCGAGACCGAGATGCTGGCCACCTGCCGGGAGCTCGGTGTGGCGCTGGTCGCGTACTCGCCGGTGGGTCGGGGGCTGCTCACCGGCGCGATCACCAGCCGTGAACAGTTGGCCGCCGACGACTGGCGGGCCAACGTGCCCCGCTTCGCCGAGGGCAACCTCGACGCCAACCTGAAGCTGGTCGAGGCGGTCCGCGAGGTCGCCGCCGAGGTCGGCTGCACCCCGGCCCAGGCGGCGCTGGCCTGGCTGCTCGCCCAGGGCGAGGACATCCTGCCGATCCCCGGCACCAAGCGGGTCCGCTACCTGGAGGAGAACGCGGCGGCGGCCGACATCGAGCTCACCGCGGCGCAGCGGGACCGGCTGCGCGAGGCGGTGCCGGCCGACGCGGTGGCCGGGGAGCGCTACCCCGAGGCGGGGATGCGGACGGTCGGTCACTGA
- a CDS encoding MerR family transcriptional regulator: MDISTEERGLSVGEAAARVGLTTYTLRWYEQEGLVAPVGRDSAGRRRYTESDVNWLVLLTRLRRTGMPVRDMRRYAELARLGDRTLGARRALFEAHRARVLARMAELTEDLEVLDHKIDIYRRAEEEQA; this comes from the coding sequence GTGGACATCAGCACCGAGGAGAGGGGCCTGTCGGTGGGCGAAGCCGCCGCCCGGGTCGGCCTGACCACCTACACGCTGCGCTGGTACGAGCAGGAGGGGCTGGTCGCCCCGGTCGGGCGGGACTCTGCGGGCCGCCGCCGCTACACCGAGTCCGACGTCAACTGGCTGGTCCTGCTCACCCGGCTGCGCCGCACCGGCATGCCCGTGCGGGACATGCGCCGCTACGCCGAGCTGGCCCGGCTGGGGGACCGGACCCTCGGCGCCCGGCGGGCGCTGTTCGAGGCGCACCGGGCCCGGGTGCTGGCCCGGATGGCCGAGCTCACCGAGGACCTCGAGGTCCTCGACCACAAGATCGACATCTACCGCAGGGCGGAGGAGGAGCAGGCATGA
- a CDS encoding ABC transporter ATP-binding protein, producing the protein MDEAVTVHDLVVERGGRRVLHGVSCAVPRGTVTGLLGPSGSGKTTLMRAVVGVQTIGSGTVTVLGRPAGSRELRSRVGYLTQAPSVYADLTVRENTRYFAALHGRGHTEADRAVADVGLADAAGQLVGTLSGGQRSRASLACALVGEPELVILDEPTVGQDPVLRADLWARFHAMAAAGTTLLVSSHVMDEAARCDRLLLIREGRLIADDTPAGVRATAGVDDLDEAFLRLIRASEAGTAGKDAS; encoded by the coding sequence ATGGACGAGGCGGTGACGGTCCACGACCTGGTCGTGGAGCGCGGCGGGCGGCGGGTGCTGCACGGCGTCAGCTGTGCGGTGCCGCGCGGCACGGTGACCGGGCTGCTCGGCCCCAGCGGCAGCGGCAAGACCACCCTGATGCGGGCGGTCGTCGGTGTGCAGACCATCGGCTCGGGCACGGTCACCGTGCTCGGCCGGCCCGCCGGGTCGCGGGAGCTGCGCTCGCGGGTCGGCTACCTCACCCAGGCGCCCAGCGTCTACGCCGACCTGACGGTGCGGGAGAACACCCGCTACTTCGCCGCCCTGCACGGCCGGGGCCACACCGAGGCCGACCGGGCGGTCGCCGACGTCGGGCTGGCCGACGCCGCCGGCCAGCTGGTCGGCACCCTCTCCGGCGGGCAGCGCAGTCGGGCGTCGCTGGCCTGCGCCCTGGTCGGCGAGCCGGAGCTGGTGATCCTGGACGAACCCACCGTCGGGCAGGACCCGGTGCTGCGGGCCGACCTGTGGGCCCGGTTCCACGCCATGGCCGCCGCCGGGACCACCCTGCTGGTCTCCAGCCACGTGATGGACGAGGCGGCCCGCTGCGACCGGCTGCTGCTGATCCGCGAGGGCCGGCTGATCGCCGACGACACCCCCGCCGGGGTACGCGCCACCGCCGGCGTCGACGACCTCGACGAGGCGTTCCTGCGACTGATCCGCGCGAGCGAGGCGGGCACCGCCGGAAAGGACGCCTCGTGA
- a CDS encoding ABC transporter permease: protein MNPRILAATTGRILRQLRHDRRTVALLLVVPTVLLTLVYFMYVDQPTPPGRPSVFDRVALIMLGFFPFIIMFLVTSIAMLRERTTGTLERLLTTPLGKLDLLFGYGIAFGLAGAVQAAIASAVAYWVFGLDTAGSIWLVVLIAAVNAVLAVALGLFCSAFARTEFQAVQFMPVVAIPQLLLCGLFVPRGEMAGWLQAVSDALPLSYAVEALQEVGAHPDPTGTMWRDVAIVAGAAVVALVLAAATLRRRSG from the coding sequence GTGAACCCGCGCATCCTGGCCGCCACCACCGGACGCATCCTGCGCCAACTGCGGCACGACCGGCGCACCGTGGCGCTGCTGCTGGTGGTCCCGACCGTGCTGCTCACCCTGGTCTACTTCATGTACGTCGACCAGCCCACCCCGCCCGGGCGGCCCAGCGTCTTCGACCGGGTGGCCCTGATCATGCTGGGCTTCTTCCCGTTCATCATCATGTTCCTGGTGACCAGCATCGCCATGCTCCGCGAGCGCACCACCGGCACCCTGGAACGGCTGCTCACCACCCCGCTGGGCAAGCTCGACCTGCTCTTCGGCTACGGCATCGCGTTCGGCCTGGCCGGGGCGGTGCAGGCCGCCATCGCCTCGGCCGTGGCGTACTGGGTCTTCGGGCTGGACACCGCCGGCAGCATCTGGCTGGTGGTGCTGATCGCCGCGGTCAACGCCGTGCTGGCCGTGGCGCTCGGACTGTTCTGCTCCGCCTTCGCCCGCACCGAGTTCCAGGCCGTGCAGTTCATGCCCGTGGTGGCGATCCCCCAACTGCTGCTCTGCGGGCTCTTCGTGCCCCGGGGCGAGATGGCCGGCTGGCTCCAGGCGGTCAGCGACGCGCTGCCCCTGTCGTACGCGGTCGAGGCCCTCCAGGAGGTCGGCGCCCACCCGGACCCGACCGGCACCATGTGGCGCGACGTGGCGATCGTGGCCGGCGCGGCCGTGGTGGCGCTGGTGCTGGCCGCGGCGACCCTGCGCCGGCGCAGCGGGTGA
- a CDS encoding TetR/AcrR family transcriptional regulator — protein MTARRTGRRPGNPDTRDAILAAARTAFAERGFDAASIRAIATTAGVDPALVHHYFRTKEELFRATVAIPIDPAELLPRVLAGGRDEVGARLVRTFLGVWDSPVGTAAVALLRSAVSNQWTARLLREFLTTQILRRVLDQLDLDPAEAPLRGSLVSTQLAGLAMMRYVIRLEPVASATPDTLVATIGPTLQRYLTGPLDQS, from the coding sequence GTGACGGCCCGGCGCACCGGCCGGCGGCCCGGCAACCCGGACACCCGCGACGCGATCCTCGCCGCGGCTCGGACCGCGTTCGCCGAGCGTGGCTTCGACGCCGCCTCGATCCGGGCCATCGCCACCACCGCCGGCGTCGACCCGGCGCTCGTGCACCACTACTTCAGGACCAAGGAGGAGCTGTTCCGGGCCACCGTGGCGATCCCGATCGACCCGGCCGAGCTGCTGCCGCGGGTGCTGGCCGGCGGCCGGGACGAGGTCGGCGCCCGGCTGGTCCGCACCTTCCTCGGCGTCTGGGACTCGCCGGTCGGCACCGCCGCGGTGGCGCTGCTTCGCTCGGCGGTCAGCAACCAGTGGACCGCCCGGCTGCTGCGCGAGTTCCTCACCACCCAGATCCTGCGCCGCGTCCTCGACCAGCTCGACCTCGACCCCGCCGAGGCGCCGCTGCGCGGTTCCCTGGTGTCCACCCAGCTCGCCGGCCTGGCCATGATGCGCTACGTCATCCGCCTGGAGCCGGTCGCCTCCGCCACCCCCGACACCCTGGTGGCCACCATCGGCCCCACCCTCCAGCGCTACCTCACCGGCCCCCTCGACCAGAGTTGA